The proteins below come from a single Aedes aegypti strain LVP_AGWG unplaced genomic scaffold, AaegL5.0 Primary Assembly AGWG_AaegL5_hic_scaff_1170_PBJ_arrow, whole genome shotgun sequence genomic window:
- the LOC110680300 gene encoding uncharacterized protein LOC110680300 — translation MEFLDPTSAINLPNELWIEIFKNVDSPDLLQLSMVCKHWNRLIFMFLARRFQLNLDLSVETYPKKGIRLVPDRVYKRLHLTLTQLDSSFKSMRIIQKLAPNLESLKLSLEYLDIQVLMQVLKSCTCLRELYIKGLQQVFDVFGLVDLLNMAVHLVSGETTLDTDHKLNIIAKSYEPCLLGAGVKGLKDAWPIFPAITTLGLDASVMDKFEKKFFLCFPNVTELEIVATSHDLGMIEGMANRLKVLKVKVFQEAVTNFFALRLPTLEVLVLKLSARVENDVLQQFLLGCKALKTAMFSFHASGDVFPALVEGLPLVERLQISGQTCTTLLGLEKLTHLKELALRGCCVRSTSFYFVLEPTYSVNKLECIGVTFDSGVSDLMYRCQFITSLTLSVRSVHIYGMSHYAECLQLVEEFTLLIDRVYPVIIKQMKEMFNLVKLVIKAKAFSKTNFKLLEKVIVQPRMKTLLVEVTELSVPMYIARKVASANRACMLILNGERVEPNDVPVRPVGRKRKTLPVVVNELTN, via the exons TTATGGattgaaatattcaagaatGTCGACAGCCCTGACCTGCTCCAGTTGTCTATGGTCTGCAAACACTGGAACCGACTGATTTTCATGTTCCTAGCACGGCGCTTTCAACTCAACTTGGATTTGAGCGTGGAAACGTATCCTAAGAAAGGGATTCGGCTGGTTCCGGATCGGGTCTACAAGCGCTTACATCTGACATTAACCCAGCTGGACAGCTCATTTAAATCGATGAGAATCATCCAAAAATTGGCACCGAATCTGGAATCGTTGAAACTGAGCCTAGAATACCTGGACATTCAAGTGTTGATGCAGGTGCTGAAATCGTGCACTTGCCTACGTGAGCTCTACATCAAAGGCCTCCAACAGGTTTTTGATGTGTTTGGTTTGGTGGATTTGCTAAACATGGCAGTGCATCTCGTCAGTGGCGAAACAACTTTGGACACGGACCATAAGCTGAACATCATCGCTAAATCATACGAGCCATGCCTTCTGGGTGCTGGGGTCAAAGGACTGAAGGATGCTTGGCCGATTTTCCCTGCAATCACAACTTTGGGATTGGACGCCTCCGTTATGGACAAATTTGAGAAGAAGTTTTTCCTCTGTTTCCCTAACGTTACAGAACTTGAAATTGTTGCCACATCGCACGATCTGGGTATGATAGAAGGAATGGCCAACCGCTTGAAGGTTCTGAAGGTGAAAGTGTTCCAGGAAGCCGTGACCAACTTTTTTGCTCTGCGTCTGCCCACGTTGGAGGTGTTGGTCCTCAAGTTGAGCGCACGGGTTGAAAATGACGTTTTGCAGCAATTTTTGCTTGGTTGCAAAGCGTTGAAAACGGCCATGTTCTCCTTCCATGCGTCCGGAGATGTGTTTCCTGCATTGGTTGAGGGCCTTCCGCTGGTGGAAAGGCTTCAAATATCTGGCCAAACCTGTACCACACTGCTGGGATTGGAGAAGCTGACGCATTTGAAG GAACTAGCACTGCGGGGATGTTGTGTGAGATCGACATCGTTCTACTTTGTCCTTGAACCGACCTACTCGGTGAATAAATTGGAATGCATCGGGGTAACTTTCGACAGTGGGGTGAGCGATCTTATGTACCGTTGTCAGTTCATCACTAGTCTGACGTTGTCGGTGCGCTCAGTCCACATCTACGGCATGTCCCATTACGCCGAATGCCTGCAACTTGTCGAGGAGTTCACGCTCCTGATCGATCGCGTTTACCCAGTGATCAtcaagcagatgaaggagatGTTCAACTTGGTAAAACTGGTCATCAAGGCGAAAGCCTTTTCCAAG ACGAACTTCaaactcctggagaaagtcATCGTTCAACCGAGGATGAAGACTCTGTTGGTGGAAGTGACCGAGCTGTCGGTTCCGATGTACATTGCGCGTAAGGTTGCGTCCGCGAATCGAGCCTGTATGCTGATCTTGAATGGGGAAAGGGTGGAACCCAACGACGTGCCCGTCCGACCGGTTGGACGAAAACGTAAGACGCTGCCCGTCGTGGTAAACGAACTGACCAATTGA